From the genome of Varibaculum prostatecancerukia, one region includes:
- the rplI gene encoding 50S ribosomal protein L9 — translation MATAKIILNMDVPGLGSSGDVVTVARGYARNYLVPRKMAHPWTKGAQKQIDEMIRARRRREISNVEDARAVRDAIEAHDTVVISKRAGHSGRLFGAVSAQDVAAAVKEQIGQTVDRRKVIIEKPIKAVGKYQIQINLHEDISAKLFVNVEGGK, via the coding sequence ATGGCAACAGCCAAAATTATTTTGAACATGGATGTACCGGGACTGGGTTCTTCCGGTGACGTGGTAACCGTAGCTCGCGGCTATGCCCGCAACTATCTGGTACCGCGGAAAATGGCGCACCCTTGGACTAAGGGAGCCCAAAAGCAGATCGACGAAATGATTCGCGCACGGCGCCGCCGGGAAATCTCTAATGTAGAGGATGCTCGGGCCGTACGGGATGCTATCGAAGCCCACGATACCGTGGTGATTTCTAAGCGTGCGGGTCATTCCGGCCGCCTCTTTGGAGCAGTATCTGCCCAAGATGTGGCGGCAGCGGTTAAAGAACAGATCGGGCAAACCGTTGATCGGCGCAAGGTTATTATCGAAAAACCGATTAAAGCGGTTGGAAAATATCAGATTCAAATCAATTTGCATGAAGATATTAGCGCCAAACTGTTTGTAAATGTTGAGGGCGGCAAGTAG